In one window of Macrotis lagotis isolate mMagLag1 chromosome 5, bilby.v1.9.chrom.fasta, whole genome shotgun sequence DNA:
- the DHRS13 gene encoding dehydrogenase/reductase SDR family member 13, with product MTRTQAARRARLLPGGGTAAPGLGAAPSSFPKPQQAGPSPTAPAPPRPHGPAVAPRSTSEPGAPGPDGTEPRRPAAMAGVGAELGEGLGEGLLLGAGLLLGAYVLLYYNFIQAAPCASAGGLQGKTAVVTGGNSGIGKMTALELARRGARVVLACRSRGRGEAAAYDIRKESGNNEVIFMMLDLSNLASVRSFATAFLSSEPRLDLLIHNAGISSCGKAKENFNLILRVNHVGPFLLTHLLLPRLKANAPSRVVVMASAAHSRGHLDFSCLDRPVCGWQQELRAYADSKLANVLFTRELATRLEGTGVTCYAAHPGPVNSELFLRHVPAWLHLLLSPLAWLVLRTPRGGAQTPLYCALQEGIELLSGRYFANCHVEEVPASARDDRAARRLWEASEKLAGLTKEGTQSPSSQLESPCGPSVQSFQKPSTL from the exons ATGACGAGGACACAA GCCGCTCGCCGTGCCCGGCTGTTACCTGGAGGTGGCACTGCCGCCCCTGGCCTTGGGGCCGCCCCCTCCTCGTTCCCTAAGCCCCAGCAGGCCGGCCCATCCCCCACagcgcccgccccgccccgcccccacggGCCGGCGGTGGCGCCGCGGAGCACGTCGGAGCCCGGAGCCCCCGGACCCGACGGAACCGAACCTCGGCGGCCGGCGGCCATGGCCGGGGTCGGGGCGGAGCTCGGGGAGGGGCTCGGGGAGGGGCTGCTGCTGGGCGCGGGGCTGCTGCTGGGCGCCTACGTCCTCCTCTACTACAACTTCATCCAGGCGGCGCCCTGCGCCAGCGCCGGCGGCCTCCAGGGGAAGACGGCCGTGGTCACGG GTGGCAACAGCGGCATCGGGAAGATGACGGCCCTGGAGCTGGCGCGGCGCGGGGCCCGGGTGGTGCTGGCCTgccggagccggggccggggcgagGCCGCGGCCTACGACATCCGCAAG GAAAGTGGGAACAACGAGGTCATCTTCATGATGCTGGATCTGTCCAACCTAGCGTCTGTGCGTTCCTTTGCCACTGCCTTCCTGAGCTCAGAACCAAGACTGGACCTCCTCATCCACAATGCAG GGATCAGTTCCTGTGGCAAAGCTAAGGAAAACTTTAATCTGATCCTGCGGGTAAATCATGTGGGTCCTTTCCTGCTGACTCATCTGTTGCTTCCCCGGCTGAAGGCTAACGCCCCAAGCCGGGTAGTGGTGATGGCATCGGCGGCCCACAGCCGTGGGCATCTGGACTTTTCCTGTCTGGATCGTCCAGTCTGTGGCTGGCAGCAAGAATTACGTGCATATGCAGACAGCAAACTAGCCAATGTCCTGTTCACTCGAGAGCTTGCCACCCGACTTGAGGGCACTGGAGTCACCTGCTATGCCGCTCACCCAG GTCCGGTGAACTCGGAGTTGTTCCTCCGCCATGTGCCAGCCTGGCTACATTTGTTGTTATCCCCCCTGGCCTGGTTGGTGCTTAGGACTCCAAGGGGTGGAGCACAGACACCCCTATACTGTGCCCTACAGGAGGGCATTGAGCTCCTCAGCGGTCGATACTTCGCAAACTGCCACGTAGAAGAGGTTCCTGCCTCAGCCCGTGATGACCGCGCTGCCCGTCGGCTGTGGGAGGCCAGTGAAAAACTGGCCGGACTGACTAAGGAAGGAACCcagagccccagctcacagctgGAGTCCCCATGTGGCCCCTCAGTCCAGAGTTTCCAGAAGCCCAGCACTCTCTAG